In Pantoea phytobeneficialis, one genomic interval encodes:
- a CDS encoding DUF1493 family protein: MTNTPQPSMLAAVIALIEYHNKPTALGWFKKVDHPNFYVQRLPLNEFEFADLMNDFFITFAVSSKHYDDARYFPATRLQFPLFTRRKGFSYHPLTVALLCEAARLGHWPEVVTE; the protein is encoded by the coding sequence ATGACTAACACGCCACAACCCTCCATGCTGGCAGCGGTGATTGCTCTAATCGAATATCATAACAAGCCAACCGCGCTAGGTTGGTTTAAGAAAGTTGATCACCCCAACTTTTACGTGCAAAGGTTACCCCTGAATGAGTTTGAATTTGCAGATCTGATGAATGACTTTTTTATCACTTTTGCAGTCAGTTCAAAGCATTATGATGATGCACGCTATTTTCCGGCAACACGCCTGCAATTCCCTTTGTTTACCCGTCGGAAGGGGTTTTCTTATCACCCCTTGACGGTTGCACTGCTATGCGAAGCGGCCAGACTTGGACACTGGCCTGAGGTGGTTACTGAATGA
- a CDS encoding glycosyltransferase family 9 protein, which translates to MKKKKLYLIDQILTLYSRFFSRETAPSLHDLNPKTVVIYSTTALGDFLMNTPAIWSLKNRFPASQFILVSSKKNKDLVSRYQWFDKIYIWDNKLLNYLPLFFKLRRQKPDLSVILHGHFPYDVMSAVLTGSKVIVRDHYGSESPLLNKHLDHYSGYFDDHTIKRKLKLIESLGAQSHQTRMHLPESESSVTRSGDHLRIGFQLGASKDIRRWPLTSFCQLVAALLTRWPDCEIIVTGAPHEQHLEQEFIDSLPLHYRKNVTPMAGKTNLSGLINLIRSLDLLVTGDTGPMHIAVAAQVRTVSLFSTANPRYTGPCQDSDRHIIIHRPPEDDSQHPMTSITVEEVEQAIVKLVG; encoded by the coding sequence GTGAAGAAAAAAAAACTATATCTCATAGACCAAATTTTAACGCTTTACTCGCGATTTTTTAGCAGGGAAACAGCACCTTCCTTACACGATCTTAATCCCAAAACTGTGGTGATCTATTCCACCACTGCACTGGGCGATTTTCTGATGAATACACCGGCTATTTGGAGCCTTAAAAATCGCTTCCCTGCCAGTCAATTCATTTTGGTTTCCAGTAAGAAGAATAAGGATTTAGTTAGCCGCTATCAGTGGTTTGATAAAATCTATATATGGGACAATAAGTTACTGAATTACCTGCCATTGTTCTTCAAGTTGCGCCGGCAGAAACCCGACTTATCGGTGATATTACACGGCCATTTTCCGTACGATGTTATGAGCGCAGTATTAACTGGCAGTAAGGTCATTGTGCGCGACCATTACGGCAGCGAGTCGCCACTTCTTAATAAACATCTGGACCATTACTCGGGTTATTTCGACGATCACACCATTAAACGCAAACTTAAATTGATTGAGTCGCTCGGTGCGCAGTCGCATCAGACCCGGATGCATCTGCCGGAATCGGAAAGCAGCGTTACGAGATCAGGTGACCACCTGCGTATTGGATTTCAGTTAGGTGCATCTAAAGATATTCGTCGCTGGCCACTAACATCATTCTGCCAGTTGGTGGCAGCGCTGCTTACTCGTTGGCCTGACTGTGAAATCATCGTGACCGGTGCGCCGCATGAGCAGCATCTTGAACAGGAGTTTATTGATAGCCTGCCGCTGCATTACCGAAAAAATGTTACGCCGATGGCGGGTAAAACCAATCTCAGCGGCTTGATTAACTTGATCCGCAGCCTGGATCTGTTGGTAACGGGTGATACAGGACCGATGCATATTGCGGTCGCTGCGCAGGTTCGTACCGTCAGCCTCTTTTCTACCGCCAATCCTCGTTATACCGGCCCCTGTCAGGACAGTGACCGTCATATCATTATTCACCGCCCGCCTGAAGATGACTCGCAACATCCCATGACTTCGATCACCGTTGAAGAGGTCGAACAAGCCATAGTGAAACTGGTGGGATAA